A portion of the Bdellovibrionales bacterium genome contains these proteins:
- a CDS encoding amidohydrolase family protein, with amino-acid sequence MGHRLVSNCYDSHVHWLATGQVATSWRLHHLKSALDLSKETLKPSYFRGEWLVGFGWDNNLWPGGEFPHRSALDKLFPNFPVALSRADGHAVWVNSVALQRLGMLGAKGGENGHIPPVVGGRIVLDDSGSPTGILIDLAKSLVDSLIPQINRQQVKSFLLKGMQEFNRAGITHIRDMSCSEEQWTEVVHLAEAELLTMAVEQTFSAENPNDFEAALDLAIRARRQNLDLVRAQSIKVYYDGALGSEGALLSSDYQSGSGRGLELLSKSDIQGFMHLAWESGFDLAVHTIGDEAAHRVILAAQGVWEKGIKGKLHLEHAQMLRPETIFQMPADSVICHLQPCHWLSDRKWLRKKLGSLYPHAFPWRALQEAGIPFFFGSDSPIEKPSIQNTLLAIEESPHEEIPKLFGDPLLYHSHPDGTWVPSCFSHFTNGIPTSVVFKGVHLI; translated from the coding sequence ATGGGACATCGTCTCGTCAGTAATTGCTATGATAGCCATGTTCATTGGTTGGCCACAGGACAAGTAGCCACGAGTTGGCGTCTCCATCATCTCAAATCAGCTTTGGATCTCAGCAAAGAAACTCTGAAACCAAGTTATTTTCGTGGAGAGTGGCTCGTTGGATTCGGGTGGGACAATAATCTTTGGCCAGGAGGCGAATTCCCACATCGCAGCGCTCTCGATAAGTTATTTCCCAATTTTCCGGTGGCCTTGTCGCGAGCAGACGGTCATGCTGTTTGGGTCAACTCGGTGGCTTTACAAAGGCTTGGAATGCTCGGAGCGAAGGGAGGCGAAAATGGCCATATTCCTCCTGTGGTCGGAGGCCGAATCGTCTTGGATGATAGCGGGAGCCCAACAGGAATATTGATTGATTTGGCTAAATCTCTGGTTGATTCGCTGATTCCCCAAATCAATCGGCAGCAGGTAAAGAGTTTTCTTTTGAAGGGAATGCAAGAATTCAATCGAGCAGGAATCACTCATATCCGAGACATGTCTTGCTCTGAGGAACAATGGACCGAGGTGGTTCATTTGGCAGAGGCAGAGCTTCTCACAATGGCTGTCGAGCAGACATTTTCAGCAGAGAATCCGAATGATTTCGAAGCGGCACTGGACTTAGCTATCCGGGCCCGCCGACAGAATTTGGATCTGGTGCGTGCGCAGAGTATAAAAGTTTATTATGATGGTGCCCTCGGTTCCGAGGGGGCCTTGCTGAGTTCCGATTATCAGTCCGGATCGGGTCGAGGACTTGAACTTTTGAGCAAGTCGGATATCCAGGGCTTTATGCATCTAGCTTGGGAGTCAGGTTTCGATCTGGCGGTTCACACAATCGGTGATGAAGCTGCCCATCGTGTGATTTTGGCGGCACAAGGAGTTTGGGAAAAGGGAATCAAAGGCAAGCTTCATCTTGAACATGCGCAGATGCTCAGGCCTGAGACAATTTTTCAAATGCCTGCCGATTCGGTAATATGCCATCTTCAACCTTGTCATTGGTTGTCTGACCGCAAATGGCTGAGGAAAAAATTGGGTTCCCTGTATCCGCACGCATTTCCTTGGCGAGCTCTTCAGGAAGCGGGAATTCCTTTTTTCTTTGGCTCCGACAGTCCCATTGAAAAGCCTTCAATTCAAAATACGCTTCTAGCGATTGAGGAAAGTCCTCACGAGGAAATCCCCAAATTGTTTGGAGATCCTCTCTTGTACCACTCGCATCCAGATGGGACTTGGGTCCCGAGTTGTTTTTCACACTTTACAAATGGTATTCCGACTTCCGTTGTTTTTAAGGGTGTTCATCTTATCTAG
- a CDS encoding hybrid sensor histidine kinase/response regulator, with translation MKHSILCVDDELDNVDALERIFRRKYRVLKATSGDEGLAILKNEPAVSLIISDQRMPKMTGVEFLKKSLRTHPEAIRILLTGYTDIESVVNAINAGEVYRYLTKPWDPIDLSNTVDKAIEKFELRQELVEKNRALETALVELRSLDQAKTQFMVLINHELKTPLTTLLSFLELLGESRLSEEQKKYHLRIDQSAQRLKTIIDEVLELVSAETGQTKIHPVKLDLASLLANVQSLWSQRCKERDLEWSVQLSHHKVKGDKRIVESVLSRLADNATKFANEDSTIEIVATQDKDNENEVRIGIRNQGKVLSPKTIDKILKPFTLDEDMLHHSKGLGMGLSLCQALLKTHGRTLEIESSKGSVEISFRLPSG, from the coding sequence ATGAAACATTCCATTCTTTGCGTTGATGACGAACTAGACAATGTTGATGCGCTTGAACGCATATTTAGACGTAAATATCGTGTTCTAAAAGCGACCTCTGGCGACGAAGGTCTAGCCATTTTAAAAAATGAACCTGCTGTTTCTTTGATTATCAGCGATCAAAGAATGCCAAAAATGACTGGGGTCGAATTTTTAAAGAAATCCCTACGAACGCATCCGGAAGCAATACGCATCTTGCTCACTGGTTACACAGACATAGAATCTGTGGTGAATGCGATCAATGCCGGGGAAGTTTACCGTTATTTAACAAAACCCTGGGATCCAATTGACCTTTCAAACACAGTAGACAAGGCGATTGAGAAATTTGAGCTCCGCCAGGAATTGGTCGAAAAAAATCGTGCCCTCGAGACGGCACTCGTTGAGCTCAGATCCCTTGATCAAGCCAAGACCCAGTTTATGGTTCTTATTAATCATGAACTCAAAACCCCATTGACCACCCTTCTCAGCTTTCTCGAGCTTCTTGGGGAGTCACGCCTTTCGGAAGAACAAAAAAAATACCATTTACGCATTGATCAAAGCGCCCAACGATTAAAGACAATCATTGATGAAGTTCTTGAATTGGTTTCAGCCGAAACCGGACAAACAAAAATTCATCCAGTGAAATTGGACCTGGCTTCCCTTCTTGCGAACGTTCAGAGTCTGTGGAGCCAGCGCTGTAAGGAGCGAGATTTAGAATGGTCAGTCCAACTCAGCCATCACAAGGTGAAGGGTGACAAGCGCATTGTTGAAAGCGTCTTAAGTAGGCTGGCTGACAATGCCACAAAATTTGCCAACGAGGATTCAACCATCGAGATTGTCGCAACCCAAGACAAAGACAATGAGAATGAAGTGCGGATTGGAATCAGAAATCAGGGAAAAGTACTGTCACCTAAGACCATCGATAAAATATTGAAACCCTTCACTCTGGACGAAGATATGCTTCACCACTCGAAAGGTCTCGGGATGGGTCTCAGCCTCTGCCAAGCACTCCTAAAAACTCACGGCCGAACTCTCGAAATTGAAAGTTCGAAAGGCTCCGTTGAGATTTCCTTCCGCCTCCCTTCCGGCTGA